One Streptomyces sp. ML-6 genomic region harbors:
- a CDS encoding radical SAM protein, which yields MQQLPLISGADPAHRLDALFVNAPLRDYALRPRTNDYTLPVLGMAYIATYAKQAGFAVGVLDAEAHGLGIEQTADLVNQARPRWAAMNLLAPTYEMSARIAALLDPDIALMVGGHHAKAMPDRILADPRMANLRALILGEGELRVAALLEDEQRRRELPGVLWRDTLLGTRAAGIPSGRPDPQLLGPDINALPHVDRTFLPQDPCRAAPTETDRRLAASRGTTLLKTAARTGHVEANIVGSRGCPYNCTFCGAAVSANPDLLIRVRDPENIIGELDQLHDGYGVTAFRFVDDLFLGVGRVIEEQMNAFARHRIGERYVWDATGRINVLDRLSDAELDRLVANGLREVALGIESGSDRILKMMDKRIDAAMTERVARRLVAHGISVKGYFILGFPGEGPDDLAATVRHIRTLWDIADHHPGDVRASVFEFRPYPGTPVWQTLLDDGHRPDDLLAYGDVDLTQDGADESMRQRDEFNFSVNVQFGGVPLPRIRSTLATLTREQHQRNSRTQGAAA from the coding sequence ATGCAGCAGTTACCCCTCATCTCCGGCGCCGACCCGGCGCACCGGCTCGACGCCCTGTTCGTGAACGCCCCGCTGCGCGACTACGCATTGAGGCCCCGGACCAACGACTACACGCTGCCGGTGCTCGGCATGGCGTACATCGCCACCTACGCGAAGCAGGCCGGGTTCGCCGTGGGGGTCCTCGACGCGGAGGCGCACGGGCTCGGCATCGAGCAGACCGCGGACCTCGTCAACCAGGCCCGGCCGCGGTGGGCGGCGATGAACCTGCTCGCCCCCACCTACGAGATGTCCGCACGGATCGCCGCCCTGCTCGACCCGGACATCGCGCTGATGGTCGGCGGGCACCACGCCAAGGCCATGCCGGACCGGATCCTGGCCGACCCCCGCATGGCCAACCTGCGCGCGCTGATCCTGGGCGAGGGAGAACTGCGCGTCGCCGCGCTGCTGGAGGACGAGCAGCGGCGCCGGGAGTTGCCCGGGGTGCTGTGGCGCGACACGCTGCTCGGCACCCGGGCCGCCGGCATCCCGTCCGGCCGCCCGGACCCGCAGCTCCTCGGCCCGGACATCAACGCCCTGCCCCACGTCGACCGGACGTTCCTGCCGCAGGACCCTTGTCGGGCCGCGCCCACGGAGACGGACCGACGCCTGGCGGCGAGCCGTGGCACCACCCTGCTGAAGACGGCCGCGCGCACCGGCCACGTGGAAGCGAACATCGTCGGCAGCAGGGGCTGCCCGTACAACTGCACGTTCTGCGGGGCCGCCGTCAGTGCCAACCCCGACCTCCTGATCCGCGTCCGCGACCCCGAGAACATCATCGGCGAACTCGATCAGCTCCATGACGGGTACGGGGTGACCGCCTTCCGGTTCGTGGACGACCTGTTCCTCGGCGTCGGCCGCGTCATCGAGGAGCAGATGAATGCCTTCGCCCGGCACCGGATCGGGGAACGGTACGTGTGGGACGCCACCGGGCGTATCAACGTGCTGGACCGGCTGTCCGACGCGGAGCTGGACCGGCTTGTGGCCAACGGGCTGCGGGAGGTCGCACTCGGGATCGAGTCCGGCAGCGACCGCATCCTGAAGATGATGGACAAGCGGATCGACGCGGCCATGACGGAGCGCGTCGCCCGCCGCCTGGTCGCGCACGGCATCAGCGTCAAGGGCTACTTCATCTTGGGTTTCCCCGGGGAGGGGCCCGACGACCTTGCCGCGACTGTTCGCCACATCCGTACCCTGTGGGACATCGCCGACCACCATCCCGGCGACGTACGGGCGAGCGTGTTCGAGTTCCGTCCCTACCCGGGGACCCCCGTCTGGCAGACACTCCTGGACGACGGGCACCGCCCCGACGACCTTCTCGCCTACGGAGACGTCGACCTCACCCAGGACGGCGCCGACGAGTCCATGCGCCAGCGCGACGAGTTCAACTTTTCCGTGAATGTTCAGTTCGGCGGCGTCCCGCTGCCACGTATCCGCTCCACCCTCGCGACGCTCACCCGAGAGCAGCACCAGCGCAACAGCCGCACGCAGGGGGCGGCGGCATGA
- the tmk gene encoding dTMP kinase has product MTRGMFVSIDGPSGAGKSTTIKALYDELAGRGIDVHRTVEPTTSDVGRFVSAHFAHIRGHALACLVAADRYEHAEHEIEPRLTAGQMVITDRYVASTLVMQQLDGVPLPFLLALNAHVLMPDLAVILTADPGLIAERIAARGPHNRFHRDPTAPGREVALYEEATRALRSAGVPVLVVDNGSVTPTEVAAAIADAIPDPSVASTAPPPPTNPQEP; this is encoded by the coding sequence ATGACCCGCGGGATGTTCGTCAGCATCGACGGCCCCAGCGGCGCCGGGAAGTCCACCACCATCAAGGCCCTATACGACGAGCTGGCCGGCCGGGGCATCGACGTGCACCGGACGGTGGAGCCGACTACCAGCGACGTCGGCCGGTTCGTCAGCGCCCACTTCGCCCACATCCGCGGGCACGCCCTGGCCTGCCTGGTCGCCGCAGACCGGTACGAGCACGCCGAGCACGAGATCGAGCCCCGACTGACCGCCGGACAGATGGTGATCACCGACCGGTACGTCGCCTCGACCCTCGTCATGCAGCAGCTCGACGGTGTGCCGCTGCCATTCCTCCTCGCTCTGAACGCGCACGTCCTGATGCCGGACCTCGCGGTCATCCTGACCGCGGACCCCGGCCTCATCGCCGAGCGGATAGCCGCGCGCGGCCCCCACAACCGGTTCCACCGCGACCCGACCGCGCCCGGCCGCGAAGTCGCCCTCTACGAGGAAGCGACCCGGGCCCTTCGGTCAGCCGGCGTGCCTGTGCTCGTCGTGGACAACGGATCGGTCACCCCCACAGAGGTGGCCGCCGCAATCGCCGACGCGATCCCGGATCCATCGGTAGCGTCGACTGCTCCACCACCGCCAACCAACCCCCAGGAACCATGA
- a CDS encoding NUDIX domain-containing protein yields MTPQLAQPVIDVHVILRTGDKVLLSQRGGEYGHGRWHLPSGKLDEGEPLTTGAARELFEEVGVSVDPDRLRLVHTVHHKQNSTVSRIGFFFEAAEWIGEPFNREPDKCLAVEWHPVHDLPEDIIEYPRAGLLAHLGGLGGTLTEHGWS; encoded by the coding sequence ATGACACCGCAACTCGCGCAACCCGTCATCGACGTCCACGTCATCCTCCGCACGGGTGACAAGGTGCTCCTCTCCCAGCGCGGCGGAGAGTACGGACACGGCCGATGGCACCTGCCCTCCGGCAAACTCGACGAAGGCGAGCCCCTGACCACGGGGGCCGCCCGCGAACTGTTCGAGGAGGTCGGCGTATCGGTCGACCCCGACCGTCTGCGGCTGGTGCACACCGTGCACCACAAGCAGAACAGCACCGTCTCCCGCATCGGGTTCTTCTTCGAGGCGGCTGAGTGGATCGGTGAGCCTTTCAACAGGGAGCCGGACAAGTGCCTGGCTGTGGAGTGGCACCCCGTGCACGACCTGCCCGAGGACATCATCGAGTACCCGAGGGCAGGACTTCTCGCCCACCTCGGCGGCCTCGGCGGCACCCTGACCGAACACGGCTGGAGCTGA
- a CDS encoding type II toxin-antitoxin system Phd/YefM family antitoxin has protein sequence MEDVVKIVVERHYASKPIDYGRLVSLVESTGERVVFTEHGGAVSVLLPAGKVAELEHWVRADCPVPGPIPQGEGEEEGPDGAARDVGRLRVEPLAEPEEYGPYTRYVRADGRRVSFARGGAVVVVQVDAREVEWLENRAMHARQGYMSPKQAAAFEEFLARQPPVGGQ, from the coding sequence GTGGAAGACGTTGTGAAGATCGTCGTTGAGCGTCACTACGCCTCGAAGCCCATCGACTACGGGCGCCTCGTCTCGCTGGTCGAGTCCACCGGGGAACGTGTCGTATTCACCGAGCACGGTGGGGCGGTGAGTGTGCTGTTACCGGCGGGGAAGGTGGCCGAGCTGGAGCATTGGGTCCGCGCCGACTGTCCCGTTCCCGGGCCGATACCGCAGGGCGAGGGCGAGGAAGAGGGACCGGACGGAGCGGCGCGGGACGTCGGGCGGCTCCGGGTCGAGCCGTTGGCCGAGCCGGAGGAGTACGGGCCCTACACCCGGTACGTGCGCGCCGACGGTCGGCGGGTGAGCTTTGCCCGGGGTGGAGCGGTGGTGGTCGTGCAGGTGGACGCCCGCGAGGTGGAGTGGCTGGAGAACAGGGCCATGCATGCGCGCCAGGGATACATGAGTCCCAAGCAGGCGGCGGCCTTCGAAGAGTTCCTGGCGCGACAGCCACCGGTCGGCGGGCAGTGA
- a CDS encoding EamA family transporter, which produces MRPLHIALAALVAAVWGVNFVVIEVGLGHFPPLLFSALRFLAAALPAIFFVGRPKVAWKWIVGVGLALGVAKFGLLFIGMDRGMPAGLSSLVLQVQAVFTALFAAVVLGERPGKVRVLGMGVALAGIGVAAVDEGARGPVLAFVLVIAAAACWGVSNVLTRKAAPPDPLNFMVWVSTVPVLPLLGLSLLFEGWDRDAEALAALDWSGVGIIVYVAWITTVFGFGAWGYLLSRHPASSVAPFTLLVPVFGMSSAALLLGESVSPLRWCAAALLVGGVALTSLAGTRKPRSASEPTPEAAPDAGDPQPAARAGR; this is translated from the coding sequence ATGCGTCCCCTCCACATCGCCCTGGCCGCCCTGGTGGCCGCCGTCTGGGGTGTCAACTTCGTCGTCATCGAGGTCGGCCTCGGGCACTTCCCGCCGCTGCTCTTCTCGGCCCTGCGCTTCCTGGCCGCCGCCCTGCCCGCGATCTTCTTCGTCGGCCGGCCCAAGGTGGCCTGGAAGTGGATCGTGGGCGTCGGGCTGGCCCTCGGGGTGGCGAAGTTCGGGCTGCTCTTCATCGGCATGGACCGGGGGATGCCCGCCGGTCTGTCGTCCCTCGTGCTCCAGGTCCAGGCGGTCTTCACCGCGCTCTTCGCCGCCGTCGTACTCGGCGAACGCCCGGGGAAGGTGCGGGTGCTGGGGATGGGGGTGGCCCTCGCCGGCATCGGGGTCGCGGCGGTCGACGAGGGAGCGAGGGGGCCCGTGCTCGCCTTCGTCCTGGTGATCGCGGCGGCGGCCTGCTGGGGCGTGTCCAACGTACTGACCCGCAAGGCCGCCCCGCCGGACCCGCTCAACTTCATGGTCTGGGTCTCGACCGTGCCCGTGCTCCCGCTGCTCGGCCTCTCCCTCCTCTTCGAGGGCTGGGACCGCGACGCGGAGGCGCTGGCCGCACTCGACTGGAGCGGCGTCGGCATCATCGTCTACGTCGCCTGGATCACGACCGTGTTCGGCTTCGGGGCCTGGGGCTACCTGCTGAGCCGGCACCCGGCGTCGTCGGTGGCCCCGTTCACCCTGCTCGTCCCGGTCTTCGGAATGTCCTCGGCCGCGCTGCTGCTGGGGGAGTCGGTGAGCCCGCTGCGGTGGTGCGCGGCGGCGCTGCTGGTGGGCGGGGTGGCCCTGACGTCCCTGGCCGGAACGCGCAAGCCCCGGTCCGCGTCGGAGCCGACCCCGGAGGCCGCCCCCGACGCGGGCGACCCCCAGCCGGCCGCGAGGGCCGGCCGGTGA